Below is a genomic region from Acidicapsa ligni.
ATCACACCAAGGATACGATCCCCCGATAACTCGGCATCTCGCAAGCGCTTCAACACCACTACCCCGCAACCTTCGCCACGAACAAAACCATCCGCCCCGCCATCAAACGCTCTACAAACTCCGCGCGCTGACAACATGCCTGCCTGCGCAAAAGCGATAGAAGGTTCTGGAGAGAGAATAAGATTCACACCAGCAGCAAGAGCCATAGTGCATTCGCCGCGACGCAGAGCATCACATGCAAGATGCACGGCAACTAACGATGACGAGCATGCAGTATCAATTGAAACACTGGGACCGTTGAGTCCCAGCACATATGAAATACGTCCGGAAGCAACACTGGAAGCTGCTCCAGAAGCGAAATGTGGATTGATGGCGTCGGCGCCATCCGCACTTAGCTGGAGTTGGCCGTAATCATGCGACGCGATGCCGAGGTAGACACCCGTCAAAGACTGATAAATGGAAAAGGGATCGATGCCTGCATCCTCCAGCGCTTCCCAGGCAACCTCAAGCAATATCCTTTGCTGCGGATCAATACCAACGGCCTCGCGCGGAGC
It encodes:
- a CDS encoding beta-ketoacyl [acyl carrier protein] synthase domain-containing protein: MMHPDKIETSTAPLSPLKQAFLALAQAEARVEELERVQNEPIAIIGVGCRIPSAENGAEDYWDLLQGQRSAIADSAERRFMQSLQRDDLPTLPEAARWSALLERIDLFEPQHFGIAPREAVGIDPQQRILLEVAWEALEDAGIDPFSIYQSLTGVYLGIASHDYGQLQLSADGADAINPHFASGAASSVASGRISYVLGLNGPSVSIDTACSSSLVAVHLACDALRRGECTMALAAGVNLILSPEPSIAFAQAGMLSARGVCRAFDGGADGFVRGEGCGVVVLKRLRDAELSGDRILGV